GCACCCACTGGGTTGTATTTGGAATTGAATTTATCAAAGCGATGAAAGGTTTGTCTGCCCTGTAACAAACAATAGAGCAACTTCTTTATTGCGGCAAGATCTATTCTGCAGGGAAATGTAGCATAAAAGCATTATTTGGAAGTCCTGAGGTTATCTGAAATACGTACCGCGTGTACATCTAATGAGTCTACTGTGAGATCGTAAGGGTCCATTTTCAGATTGTCAAACACCTGTTTGAGGGTGAGCTTCTTTCCGTTCTTCTCCAGCACCACTCGCTCCGCTTCTGTCTTATAGGTGTCCTGGATGAACTTCAGAAGATGCTTCTGGTTCATGCAGGCAGCTGCGTGAATGTGCGTATCAACCTGAATATtcacatatatgtacatttagAAGTGTCTTTATGCagtaaattatgtaaatattagTGTTTATGccactttatttaaaatacctttCTGACATTGTAGAAGTCTCTGTGAGGAACGCATTTCAGTTCCTTTAACTCGGCCATCTCGTTCAGCATTTCATGTAGTTGGAACTTGGACATCAGGAAGTTGAGCCTTCTGTGACAATAGGTCTTCCTATAAAAGAGAATATTGCCCCTAAATGTATTtccttttttctctgaatttcatctagcattattattatttaagcaACAGATGCATGCAGTGttatacattttgaatgtgaGATAGTATTATGATTTCCAGAGGAGAAATATAACATAACCGAACTCACGTTGGTCCGTCTGCAATCATGGCAAGGACGTGGCTCAAGTCAATAGCAAAAGTTTCCAAGTCAGGATATGGCAAGCTCCGCGGCTGATCCTGTTTTAAGGCATCCTCATTATCATAGACATATATGATTCCATCTTTCATCCTCAGGGAGTAGTTCAGATTCTGTGGGAGGTCTTCCATACTGTAGGGATCCTCACCCTCATTTAGAGGGGGGCAGATATCTGTtgccatggaaaaaaaaaatatggtagtGCTGATGAATACTAATGTCATATTATATTTATGTCCTGATATAAATAGAAACAGGACTAGTTGTGTTTAGTATCACTTTCCCAAACCTAATAAACACCCTACAGTCTTTGAGACATAATACTAAAGATTTAGGACAATAATTTCTCACTTATGCTTCAAAGCTGTTGTCTTTGAACAGTTCATTTATTGGTGCATGAACTGCCATGACATACCTGGAAGCACTTCATCCTCCTCACTCCAATCCTCATTATTGGTACTCCTTAGAAACTTGGCTGTGATCCTAGGGAAGCGGTGATATGCCAGCCGGGAATATTTTTCTCTGATGAAGAGTGCTGTCAGCAGAGTTTTTGCTGCCTGCTCATAGTCCTCGACTGTTATCTGTCAGAAGTAATCATTTGTCAGTGATTCATTTTCTCAGCTTTTAGGAGTACAGCATATATACTAGTGTTCAAAAGTCAAAGGTTGTTAagagtctcttatgttcaccaaggctgcatttacttgatcataaatacagtaaaaaacagtaatattgtgaaatattatataacttttctaatttattcttgtgatggcaaaactgatttattttatcagccattactccagttttcaatgtcacatgatccttcagaaatcattctaatatgcaagtttggtgctcaagaaacttattatcaatgttaaaaacagttgtgctgattaatatttttgtggaaaccacattttcagcattctttgattaaaggtgcagtatgtaggatttctgtccgctagaggtcgctagaggcctattcaaaacaaaggcgtagcttgatgacgccaagtttgagcgtggaatcttgggacatgtggtcttcacctcaacgaacggtgcaaaagaattgggataggactcgggaagaaatcatgttcatggatgcgattattaacgttactgtagtatgaagcagagcaggaccgagtgttgtgggagctgaatgaggccgctggagcgattgcacaacacacgcttcatgagcagcagaacttttattatgacacagtcgctttcgcttttctggtcatgagtatgaggtaatgcagctctgtttaacatattagatacatttgagtgtgttgaaaattatgttataacattactctgtgcgttcgctcagtggctgctgtgagacacttgtttaagacactgcagtaagctagataaATTTTAGAATAcgatattaaatgctggatggcttgtgttgataaatggcatgcatttcattttaaaacgtattgtatgatggagaaaattctgtattactgttactaaaaataaagctgcatctgattatgctatgttagctacttgacaaaatagtgtttttctctgagacaTAGTAAAGCACGGtacttgcaaaaaaaataaataaataaaattcaagaaaatttaatttaaacaataagactaaacgtgttgagctatataacaattagttttctgtctataaatatatcaaaacagttgttcccttgtcttttaaaacgtgtaatatattaaagtgtctttggtgtttcaatagtttttacaaaataaaaccagaaagtCTGTTCATCAAACATTAATCATTGCCACACCTCTACTGGTCATACAAATAATAACTGAATTGGTGTCACACAGGTGTGACTTGcttgtcctttttttttaacataattaaTAGCTGTTTGGCTCAAATTAAATGCCCAGCCCTGTTTATTAACTCTTGAACTGgctgttatatattatattatattatataatattatattatattatattatattatacataattatatatcttattatgtataatatgctactatttaatatataatatttaagatatttgtgtgtgtctgtgtttttgtgacatatcaggacacaaatttgtataatgacatgggtgtgACATatgtattacaaggagagggtgacttatgaggacataaCCCTATGTACCCATTTTCCAAAAGGTTTATAAataatacagaatgagtttttgtgataaagtaaaaatgtgcacagttttctgtgatgggtaggtttaggtgtagggcgatagaaaatacagtttgtacagtataaaaaccattacacctatggaatgtccccccaattcacaaaaacaaacctgtgtgtgtgtgtgtgtgtgtgtgtgtgtgtgtgtgtgtgtgtgtgtaatcatTTGCCTCCTACCCCTGCACAGTAGTCTCCACTGATGGTGACCCTCTGGAATTCAGGGATATTGACTGGCATAGGGCCTGTGGGTGTGGAAGGGGTCAGCAGTGGTGAAATCACAGACATAGCCCAATCTGGAGCGACAGGGATTTGCAAGGAAATTGATTGGGATCGCATCAGCTTGAAACTCTGTTTCCTAGAATGGGGCATAAAGAATAAGAAATACATGTTGAATATCACATTAATGCAAACTGCTGATTAGTTCTTCAACCTGTGCCACATTTGAGTTCACTGACCTCTTGACAGATTTCTCTGACATCTGCTCCTGAATCTCTTTGCGTAGCTCCCACTCCTTGGCCTGATGCAAGCCAATGGGACAGTCCTCAGGAACAGTGAACATGGACAAGGTGTTCTTACTTTCTTCTTCCTTCAGAGCTGAAGCGTACACTTTCTCAGCCATGAGTCGAACTTTCTCATCCACCTCTTGGAGAGAGATCTTGGTGAACTGACGAGGCATTTCTGCAAGGAGTGGTGCCATCAGAATAAATGTTAGTTCTTTCTGCTAGTAGTCAATGTTCTTCATCAGGTGTAAGGACAGCTTGTTATGTACATGGTGCACATTTGTTTAAAGTATTCTAGGAACTTCCATTACTTTGGGCTGTACTCAATCTATGATCACAAGCCTATATCTATTCCACAATATCCCTTACTGGGTCAAATGAGACTGGAAAGCATACTGTGTGTACTTGTGTTATGACTGAATTACCAACATGATGCCAAAACCTGATAACTGAGACTCATGCTTTGAAATGAATGACATGGCACTATTAGTTTGCCTATTGTTTGTAATATTTTGGCTAAGAATTTATTTGCTGCATTTTGCCAACATGTAAAACCATTATTGAAGGTGGTAAAATAAACCGGAGGTAATTATGTGTACTTGTAAATCATGCCAGTTTTGCAACTTCACAAATCATGGTTATAAACATGTCCTCAAGTATCCGTCCACACAGTTCAGGTTTCACTCTGCATCTTGTGCCTTGGTCTTAGTCAGGTATCATTGAGGTTAACTAAGTTTCTGTCCTATTAGAGACCACGCGAGGTCAGTCACTGGATTCCCAAAGTGTCAGaccagttgttgttgttgtgtccTCTGGCAGAAAACTACACATGGCGCACAGCAAGCATTCCTTCACTTACTTGGTTGGCAATCACAATTAGGCACAATCACAAAGTTAGGCACAATCACGAAGAATGAACCACAAGGACAGGGGAAgtaatgtacatatatatatatatattattcacaATAATGCATTCATGTTTGTAATAAAGCATGTTAAATATGTTCTTTCAATATAACACAATGCATGCACAACCAGCACCGTGAAGCAGAAGTATAtgcagcacatttacaaagtgtAAACTTGTGGTTTAGTTTTACATGCAACACTAAGAAAAGGCAAAGTGTCTTGTTTTCAAACTGATGTCTAGGTCTACAGAAAATCTGAGACTTTactaaatgtactttttaaggCTTTCAAAGTTGATAATGCAAGACATAAATTAAATGCagtatttttaacacatttacagaatttaatattattatggtTTCATTCTGCTTtagaaaaaaatcatgaaaataataaattttattCAATTGTCAGCCCTAGTTGTAAACGGTAagaaataaatttttaaaaatctggtTATTTTTaggtttatataatattatccTACTGTCAACTTAATACAAAGTAAATATTTAGTGACAATGATTTAATACTGGAAACAACATGTTGtcttaagccgcgcacacacttaacgattgtaaggccgattatgaaatTGATACTtataaattgatacttatgactgatcgcgctcaaacgcgtccagtcagagccagttgcgttcagtccgcgattacagtcggtgttcaaattccatgtgtgagtatataaatcAGCTCCAGTTGAAGGAAACAATcagtatgtgtgttcagttcagtcttagaatgtttcagctaatcgttaggtgtgtccccggctttagtAATATGATGCTTATCATTTTCCTCACTCagtataaatgtttattttattgaataaaTGATATAGCTGCCATTATATTTTTGGAAGGGGATCATCATATTTTAGAGTCCTTGACATCAAAAAGTTTGAAGACCCCTGTCATGCAGCATGCTTTTTGGCATTTgaaaatttcaaaaaaaaaaaataataatactggaTAAGTGTAATAATGAATCGAATTTTTGAATTTTTCTCAAAGCATCTCACATATGTTTTTTCAGGGCTTGTCCAGTGGTTTTTGTCTCTAGTCACAGTTAACCTCACCTCCACCCTTCCTCCATTCACAGACAGACTCCCTGTGCTATCAAAACTACATTTGCATCCTGTCCAGTAGGTTATAGTTTCATATCAGTTGCCATGCCTTGGCCACCTTTCTATTTCATATCACACCAGATATGACATCTATTTAAACTAGACTCAGTGCTTATACAGCATGGAAATGTAGGTCAGGCCAATCCCTATAAACAGCAAGATTGTTGACTTCCACCTGTGTTGAAATGTAACTGGATATTCCACTGCACTGTCAACAGTCCACAGGCCTTCGATACAGACGCTTGACAAGCCTGTCAGATGGATGATTCCAGGCTACTCCCAGCCCTGCCCATCTAGGAAACCTAGATAGACAAACTTCTAGAATAGCTGTGTCTTACACATGGAAGTAAACCACTCAGGTTTATAGCTTAATAAAATCAATCATATAGATTTTTACTGTAATCATATAGATTtttatacagtatgtatatacagtaatattttattacaatatttctTTTTCCTTTAAGACATGGTGTAAATTGATTACATATAAAAATCATATATAGAATAATGCATGTATATCTAAATGATTGCCAAAGGAATTGTTTACTTtgattatacacacacacacacacacacacactattacaaatattattttataaatctatttataaataaatataaatatatttataaatatattttaagttaaaatcaattatattatttataattgatTTTACCCAATACATCAGAGTAAACAATTCTTTTAACCCATTGAAAATGCCATTTGTGTCAGATAAATTGTGAACTGACCTATTGTTTAATGCATGCAACCAACATGTCACCTTTCAATTGAAGAAAAGTTAGCCAATATCTAATCTTTTGACTGTCACTGACCCCTATTATTCTGCTTGACCAATCCTAATGTACACAATGTTGGGATATACACTTTCTCTTACCTTCTTTAGCTATTTTTGCCATGGTTTTACTGGATCTCTGTGTTTGGACTCTCTATTTTCCTGTTGCTTTATAACTGTGGTCTTCAGTTCTAGGTCTTATCTTGTCTATGAAGCAGCTTCAGTGTTTTCCAGTCTTGAGTATCCCGCTCCCCCCTATTTAAAGTGTCTGACAACATCATTTCAGCAGAAAGCCCTGGCTGATGTCACAACAAGCTGCGAGCTGAACTTGAGACCCTTCTACATGCTGGCATGTTCTGGAGCTTACGAGCTGTCAGGGTAATTTCCCACCCcgctgtttgttttttttttttataagggTATAACATTGTCTTGGTTCTAGAGCTATAGAATAATGCATTAGCTCACTCATGTTCCAGTAACATTACTGAACCTTTAAAGACAGGCTGCATATGCTATCATATACAATGTATACAGCATTGAAAACAGGTCGTTTGGGTCATTCGCAGTCACAACCTTAGCAACTTCATGTATAACAGCTCAACCTGATTTAAACCAGCCCACACTATGCCCTACCCATGCACAGGTTACTCCTTAAGTCAACAAAACTCATGTGCCTCCAGTATACTGTACATCCAGTATTATTAGCAAGCGTCTGGAAAGCACACGCTGAAACGCACACGACCCAGAGGAATACTCTGTTCCATAATGTCCTAATCAGCCTTCACACGTCCCCATGGCTGAAGTTACACTCACCTAATTTTGCCGAACCTTGAAATGAGCATCGAATAGCCTTAGGCTTAAAGTAAATGAAACACACCAGCTCAGCACACTGTGTAAAGAAACTCCAGTGCgagaaatgcatttatttaccTGCGTTTTGAGAAGGTCAGGCTATCACAGTGTCTCAGAGAAAGTAGAAGGGGTGACAGGCAGGATAGCTCTGTTTATTTGATCACGTCTATTAAATCCGTGTCTCCTCTGACCTTTCCTAATTTGTAGGGAAACAACTGAGAGAAGCTGAACTCCACCCTGCAGCGTAGCACTGGCTCCATACCTGCCTCTGCCCCCTCCCCTTACCTCACATATCAGATACGGAAGAGACTTACTTTCATTTTGACATAGAAGTTGAGCCCACATTGTGCCATACATTTGCAGTATGCTTCTTGTTTTGTAGTATTTGGTTAaaattgactttaaaaaaaaagtgtaaaccATTAAATTACAGTGCCATCATTCACatagagttattttaaatagcaCATAATGGAGTCAAATGTAATGCATGCCAAATCATCGCATTTATAATAAGGCTTTCTTTGGTTTTAAATGAAAACGGAAATATTTTGCACTTTGTGTGTTTAATGATTGCACAAGTCATCGAGCTTGGCATGAGAAAATTGCTTCATTGCAAAGAGGTTATTTATAGAACTGTGCAGCGCCCTTTTGATAGAGCACTTTATGACATGCTTGCAAAGAATGTTGAGGACACCTTGTCATGCTATACTTTTAACCTACTTTGATTGTGTGACAACACCAGACAATACATCTGCATGCCAGCTTTTAGGAGTTTGTGCAGTGAACCGGCACATTAAACATACAAGCCTTTTACAAAgacaaaagtgacaaaaaaatgcatattgCGCAAGACAACATAAAGCACTGAGATACAGTATTATCATATACCGTGCCAAACTTACCCCTCGGAAAGTTGGACGTTGATTGTTGCTTGCACAGGGGGGTTCCTTTTTTACTCATTTTGTACAGCGTAGAAGATGCAACACGATCTGTAGTAAAAGTTCCACCTGAGAGACAGAAGTAAACTCCTCATGTTCTTAAAATGCATTGCAGGAATTAAAAATTCCACAATAAAACACCATGATTCATTTTATAAGAATACTACAGCAACATGGGCCGTTTACCTCTTAGCAAGCTGGTGAAAGCTAACTGTGTGGTTtccaaaaacaggaaaaggaaatTCCTACGTAGGCCAACTAACAATGATCTAATGAACACTACTTCTGCTACATCAAATCCAAAAGCAAAACACAGTAGTTTATGTTATTTTCTAGTGTGTTGATTAATTATCATGAGCACTTCATGTGAGCATATGCAACATTTTCTGGTGTTTTAGGGTGAAACAGCTCCTGATAAATGCTAGAATGTTGTTAGCTGTCATCTTAGCTTATCTACAAAACCACAAACAGCATGCAGTTCTGAATAAGGAAATACCTCAATGTTTACAAAAATGCCACACCCCTGGTAAAACTCTACCATGTTTAATCTTTCTATTTTATAAAGAAACATATGTAAATAATTCAAGAGACAGAGTAAGAAAATAATGTAGATGAACTACAGAGAAGCAGTAATGGAACAGCAGGTTCAGACTGCAACAGGTTCAGACCTGCAGGAGATGCTTGAAAGAGGCCACAGTTTACTCTACAGTGGTAAGCCAACAGCCAAAGGGTTAGTAAACATTGTTTTAAAGAGATATGAACAAACTCACCTTCTGTCTTCAGACCTCTGTTTGTTCTCCTTTAAgtttttctgtctctgtctctatgtgtgtgtgtgtgtgtgtgtgtgagtgtgacaGTGCTCTGAGAGATTATGCTGTGCTCAGAAGTGCAATACTCACTGGGTGTGAAGATAGGCTAAATGCCTCAAGTCTCTTGCAAGCTGCatctaaagagaaaaaaatgtcacaGCACTTAACCCTTTCAGTGCTGATGATAGGGAACCTTGATCTTAGATTTGAATCTTGTACGGTGTGTTTAATTGCAGCTCTCTGGCACTGGCCTTTTATTGTGTTTTGCATTTGTTCTCAGTGTGTTTAAAGAGACTTTAGAAGTTTTGTGACTATATagatgaaaacaaaacaggcaaattacatttttgcttAAAGGTGGACAAGCTTTTTTTGGAGGGGAGGGTATGTTTTGCATTATACAAGACTTTATAGCCTACACATACACCTGACATCCCCATTCATCTGAGCAGATAACTGCCACTGATATGAAGTCTAATGCTAACTTTCACAAAGAACGCGTTATTGCGTTCCattttgctgtgtttttttctatttaatgTAGTCTAGGCTATGTTAAAGTACAAATACGCCTTTGACCTTTTCGTCACATCTCGCTAACGTTACTTTTTCGGAGTCTCGTGCACCGCGTTTTTAGCTGTGTCAAGTAACAACTTCAACTTTTACAAAACACATCTTGAGACCAATTCCCCTTGTGTACGCGTGCCCTATTttaaacaattcttttttagAACAATTCTATCTTAACTGTAGCTCTTTTTAAAAACGTGGGTTTGTTTTGCATGGGCTAGCTTTGCATAGCTATCTCTCCAACTGATCTCATGAAGGATGTTTCGCAAGACTGTTTTTATCTGTAAGTGACtgttaaattattacattatctTTACTTTGCTTTTGAGTTGGTAAGTGTTTTTATTTGCTACTATTTATTTCctctttttatttctaaaacgTGAAATGTTGCTTTTAGCGTGTATATTTAATGGGGAAAGCGCGCCCTCTGCTGGGTTTGTAATGTAGTTCAAAAAATGTCTTTCTTTTCCCACAGACCACTTACCAAAACgacttattaaattatattttttactgtGGCTACTTTACTTAAGTCACACTAATTAAAATGTGTGTAAAGTAATGAAGCGTTGAAAAATGATGTAATTTCAGTTTCTCGTGATGGCGACAAcacaatgtttacatttttcattagGCCCACATTTTACTATAACTAGTtactttttaatataatttcagtttatttatttcgtTCAAGGTAGGCTACCGACCTGGAAATAAGACAGACAAATTGTCCTCACTCACACTTGCTGGAGTTTAATAGGTTATTAATTAACAGGTGTCACATTATTGAATGATTCATGTGGAAAAAAATGCTTCGCATTATAGCGATATGAACTCACAGGATAAACAtcttatttcaaaataaacgCAACATAACAATAGTTTCTTAAGAATACATGTGCAGTATGAtagatataaatatatgaacTTTTAACATACAGTATTTTCATAATATACATCTTTATACACATTAATAATAGActacattataatattaaagaaaATTATTGCACGGTCCCCACAGTATAGATAAATCAGTCTTCAAGTATGTGGATGTCCTTGAGgacaacaaaaataatttcttctataaagagttctctctctctctctctccatcatTGGTCCTCCAAGGTAAATAGCTTTAAGTCATAAAAGTTCTTTTCCTCTTCTTGCTATTCTCTCTCCGTCCTCTTCACTGAAAAGTTTGGGCTGGCAGAGTCCTGGGTTGTTCCTTCATTCCTCCAGCAGAGGGCGCATCAGTGCTGCAGAAGAGACAGAGAGTCAAGTCCCAAAGCTCCATTAGAATGACAAGAATGCTAAACACATTCACAGAGCATTGACCACCTATTTCCTTTCGTATTGCCTTAGACCCTcacaaagcttttttttttttttaaatcgtttTTTCTCAATTGTTAGCACTCCTTTTTTCCACAACCACTTTAAGCGACCTGACTCCTTCTCTGTCCAACCCATCAGGCAGAGGATGGAGAGAAGGATGCTCCACTTGCTCCTTTGTGCCTGAAGAGAGTACACTAACATTCAGCAAAGGAAGTATCAGAAGTATCTCAGTAAACAGAGCCAATAGGCTCAGGACAAACCGCAGAGGTGTTCCTTAAATCCCTTTGTTGATGGTTTGAACCCATGCCAGCTTTAGACGGCCTTCGTGGAAATTTAGTGCAGGGTGCTTTGATGGGAACGAACGCCTCCGTCGCCGTCCGTAGCCCCCTGAGCCGATCTTTTCACTGGGGGCGTTGCTTGTCTGCGTGTGCATTATATTCAGTAGGTGGGCCAGTTCGTGCACCGAGCAGGTGGCCAGATTACAGCCCGCTCTTTCGATTCTTTTGACCGAGTAGGCTGGTTCTGTCCGCTTCACCCTCACACTCCTGGAGAGAAACAGAAACCATTTAGTTTTCCTTTGATTGGT
The Megalobrama amblycephala isolate DHTTF-2021 linkage group LG19, ASM1881202v1, whole genome shotgun sequence DNA segment above includes these coding regions:
- the LOC125254055 gene encoding AMP deaminase 3-like isoform X1, with protein sequence MSKKGTPLCKQQSTSNFPREMPRQFTKISLQEVDEKVRLMAEKVYASALKEEESKNTLSMFTVPEDCPIGLHQAKEWELRKEIQEQMSEKSVKRKQSFKLMRSQSISLQIPVAPDWAMSVISPLLTPSTPTGPMPVNIPEFQRVTISGDYCAGITVEDYEQAAKTLLTALFIREKYSRLAYHRFPRITAKFLRSTNNEDWSEEDEVLPDICPPLNEGEDPYSMEDLPQNLNYSLRMKDGIIYVYDNEDALKQDQPRSLPYPDLETFAIDLSHVLAMIADGPTKTYCHRRLNFLMSKFQLHEMLNEMAELKELKCVPHRDFYNVRKVDTHIHAAACMNQKHLLKFIQDTYKTEAERVVLEKNGKKLTLKQVFDNLKMDPYDLTVDSLDVHAGRQTFHRFDKFNSKYNPVGASELREIYIKSDNYINGEYFARLIKEVAHDLEESKYQHAEPRLSIYGRAPEEWDSLSKWFINQKLYSPNMRWIIQVPRIYDIFRSKKIVPNFAKMLENIFLPLFQATVNPQKHKETHVFLKHVTGFDSVDDESKHSDHLFTYKSPKPEEWTMEENPPYTYYLFHMYANIMVLNNLRKERGLNTFQFRPHCGEAGSITHLVSAFLTADNISHGLNLKKSPVLQYLFYLAQVPIAMSPLSNNSLFLEYSKNPLREFLQKGLCVSLSTDDPLQFHYTKEALMEEYAIAAQLWKLSTCDVCEIARNSVLQSGLSHQEKKHFLGENYLQDGPEGNDIRRTNVAQIRMAYRHETLCNELSFLVDAVKSEALSAQAP
- the LOC125254055 gene encoding AMP deaminase 3-like isoform X3, with the translated sequence MPRQFTKISLQEVDEKVRLMAEKVYASALKEEESKNTLSMFTVPEDCPIGLHQAKEWELRKEIQEQMSEKSVKRKQSFKLMRSQSISLQIPVAPDWAMSVISPLLTPSTPTGPMPVNIPEFQRVTISGDYCAGITVEDYEQAAKTLLTALFIREKYSRLAYHRFPRITAKFLRSTNNEDWSEEDEVLPDICPPLNEGEDPYSMEDLPQNLNYSLRMKDGIIYVYDNEDALKQDQPRSLPYPDLETFAIDLSHVLAMIADGPTKTYCHRRLNFLMSKFQLHEMLNEMAELKELKCVPHRDFYNVRKVDTHIHAAACMNQKHLLKFIQDTYKTEAERVVLEKNGKKLTLKQVFDNLKMDPYDLTVDSLDVHAGRQTFHRFDKFNSKYNPVGASELREIYIKSDNYINGEYFARLIKEVAHDLEESKYQHAEPRLSIYGRAPEEWDSLSKWFINQKLYSPNMRWIIQVPRIYDIFRSKKIVPNFAKMLENIFLPLFQATVNPQKHKETHVFLKHVTGFDSVDDESKHSDHLFTYKSPKPEEWTMEENPPYTYYLFHMYANIMVLNNLRKERGLNTFQFRPHCGEAGSITHLVSAFLTADNISHGLNLKKSPVLQYLFYLAQVPIAMSPLSNNSLFLEYSKNPLREFLQKGLCVSLSTDDPLQFHYTKEALMEEYAIAAQLWKLSTCDVCEIARNSVLQSGLSHQEKKHFLGENYLQDGPEGNDIRRTNVAQIRMAYRHETLCNELSFLVDAVKSEALSAQAP
- the LOC125254055 gene encoding AMP deaminase 3-like isoform X2; translated protein: MAKIAKEEMPRQFTKISLQEVDEKVRLMAEKVYASALKEEESKNTLSMFTVPEDCPIGLHQAKEWELRKEIQEQMSEKSVKRKQSFKLMRSQSISLQIPVAPDWAMSVISPLLTPSTPTGPMPVNIPEFQRVTISGDYCAGITVEDYEQAAKTLLTALFIREKYSRLAYHRFPRITAKFLRSTNNEDWSEEDEVLPDICPPLNEGEDPYSMEDLPQNLNYSLRMKDGIIYVYDNEDALKQDQPRSLPYPDLETFAIDLSHVLAMIADGPTKTYCHRRLNFLMSKFQLHEMLNEMAELKELKCVPHRDFYNVRKVDTHIHAAACMNQKHLLKFIQDTYKTEAERVVLEKNGKKLTLKQVFDNLKMDPYDLTVDSLDVHAGRQTFHRFDKFNSKYNPVGASELREIYIKSDNYINGEYFARLIKEVAHDLEESKYQHAEPRLSIYGRAPEEWDSLSKWFINQKLYSPNMRWIIQVPRIYDIFRSKKIVPNFAKMLENIFLPLFQATVNPQKHKETHVFLKHVTGFDSVDDESKHSDHLFTYKSPKPEEWTMEENPPYTYYLFHMYANIMVLNNLRKERGLNTFQFRPHCGEAGSITHLVSAFLTADNISHGLNLKKSPVLQYLFYLAQVPIAMSPLSNNSLFLEYSKNPLREFLQKGLCVSLSTDDPLQFHYTKEALMEEYAIAAQLWKLSTCDVCEIARNSVLQSGLSHQEKKHFLGENYLQDGPEGNDIRRTNVAQIRMAYRHETLCNELSFLVDAVKSEALSAQAP
- the admb gene encoding pro-adrenomedullin; translation: MNSMLQKAFLWCVLTAFLPSITSAKPLNTDGLRRLSVWLQGKVRKDVSSVSERSENDSTALLTQRNSGTESFVPQHRSVRVKRTEPAYSVKRIERAGCNLATCSVHELAHLLNIMHTQTSNAPSEKIGSGGYGRRRRRSFPSKHPALNFHEGRLKLAWVQTINKGI